TCTGTGCGTTGGTGCAGTTTAGAAGATATACCCACTGACTCGATTACAGGCTGCTTTTTTTCTAATGAATTGGTGGATGCTTTGCCTGTACATCAGTTTATTTTAACAGATGGGAAAATGCACGAAGTTTATGTCACAACCGGGAAAGATGATTCTGAGCCGTTATTTTTGGAAGTTACGGGAGAACTTTCTACACCGGAATTGCAAAAATATCTGGATTTAGTGGAAATTGATTTAACTGCTCGTGGTTATGAAGATGGCTATCGCAGTGAAATTAATTTGGCTGCTGGTGAGTGGTTGAGTATTGTAGCCGACCGCTTGCATCGGGGGTATGTGTTAACTATTGATTATGGCTACCCGGCTGATCGTTATTATAACCCCAGGCGATCGCAAGGAAGTTTACAATGCTACTACAACCATCGCCACCACGATAACCCTTATATCAACGTCGGGATGCAAGATATTACCGCCCATGTTGATTTTACAGCTTTGGAACGCTGGGGCGATCGCTTCAAGTTAGAAAAAATCGGCTTTATCCAGCAAGGTTTATTTTTAATGGCTTTAGGTTTAGGCGAGCGTCTTTCAGCCATTTCTCACCAAGAATTACCCCTCTCACAACTTCTACAACGACGAGAAGCATTACACCAACTGATAGATCCTACAGAATTAGGTAACTTTGGAGTATTAATTCAAAGCAAAGGACTCCAGCAGACAGAAATAACTCAACCGCTCAAAGGACTAACAGTACCAGGTTAAACTTGAGAAAAGTTAAAACAGTCTTTAACAATGCTATCTGATGCTGATATAGATTAGCATAACATTGACTACTGTGCAGATTCAGACAACAGGAAAGTATTAATTATGACGGCTCATGAACTTTTCTTATTGATAACATTACTTAGCCCCGGCATCTTACTATCCGTGATCATTATGGTGACATTTGCCGCAGGTGGCTGATTTTTAGTCAGTTATCAGTGAACAGTGAACAGTTATCACTGGACAAAGATAATTGTTCACTAAGCGTACAATCAAACATAGGACTAGCTACACCTGTAATAAAGGAACGTAAAAAATGAAGGTGGCATTTCTGGGAACTGGACTCATGGGATTACCGATGGCTCAACGGTTGTTAGCAGCCAACATCGAGCTAGTAGCCTACAATCGCACCCCAGAAAAATTAGCTCCATTACAGGCTGCTGGGGCGGAAATTGCTACACATCCCCGCCAAGCAATACGTGCGGCTGATTGCATTATTCTCATGCTGACTAACGCCGCAGCAATTTATCATGTTTTGCTTTCTGATACCTCTTGGCGAACTCTAGAAGGGCGCACTGTGATTCAGATGGGGACTATAACTCCTACAGAAAGCCAAGAAATTAGAGATGCCGTAATTGGTGGCGGTGGTGAGTATATGGAAGCTCCCGTATTAGGTAGTATTCCCGAAGCAAAAGCTGGTAAGTTGATTGTGATGGTAGGCGGTAAACCAGAACAATATCAACGCCATTTAAAGTTACTGCAAAATTTCGGTTCCGAACCTGTACTTGTAGGTTCAGTAGGTGCTGCGGCTGGGGTCAAGTTGGCACTAAATCAACTCATTGCTTCCCTGACAACTAGCTTTGCTCTCAGTCTAGCTTTTGTTGAGCGTCAAGGTATCGACATAGATTTATTTATGCAAATCCTGCGCGAAAGTTCACTTTATGCGCCTACCTTTGACAAAAAAATGCGGCGGATGTTGGATGGAAATTATACCAATCCCAATTTCCCCACAAAACACTTGCTCAAAGATACAGATTTGTTCATATCAGAAGCCAAATCACTGGGTTTGGATCTGGGAAGCATTGAAGCTGTGCGCCAACTTGTGCAAACAGCTGTAAAAATGTCATTTGGTAATGATGACTACTCATCAATATTTTCTGCCATTAGTCAATGGGGAGAAGGAGTTGGGGAATGAGTCATTAGTCATTAGTCATTGGTCATTGGTCATTGGTCATTGGTCATTTGTCATTAGTCATTGGTCATTGGTCATTGGTCATTGGTCATTTGTCATTGGTCATTAGTCATTAGTCATTGGTCATTGGTCATTGGTCATTTGTCATTTGTCACTAGGAAATTACC
The window above is part of the Nodularia spumigena CCY9414 genome. Proteins encoded here:
- a CDS encoding class I SAM-dependent methyltransferase; translated protein: MTSNPALCNAIAYHISTSPQRRITFAEFMDLALYHPEHGYYSSHAVKIGFQGSDFFTSPHLGADFGELLAEQFWQMWDILARPVPFSLVEMGAGQGLLAMHILNYSGLHYPDFFAALDYVIVEKSPGFQQEQQQRLQDFSVRWCSLEDIPTDSITGCFFSNELVDALPVHQFILTDGKMHEVYVTTGKDDSEPLFLEVTGELSTPELQKYLDLVEIDLTARGYEDGYRSEINLAAGEWLSIVADRLHRGYVLTIDYGYPADRYYNPRRSQGSLQCYYNHRHHDNPYINVGMQDITAHVDFTALERWGDRFKLEKIGFIQQGLFLMALGLGERLSAISHQELPLSQLLQRREALHQLIDPTELGNFGVLIQSKGLQQTEITQPLKGLTVPG
- a CDS encoding NAD(P)-dependent oxidoreductase, whose translation is MKVAFLGTGLMGLPMAQRLLAANIELVAYNRTPEKLAPLQAAGAEIATHPRQAIRAADCIILMLTNAAAIYHVLLSDTSWRTLEGRTVIQMGTITPTESQEIRDAVIGGGGEYMEAPVLGSIPEAKAGKLIVMVGGKPEQYQRHLKLLQNFGSEPVLVGSVGAAAGVKLALNQLIASLTTSFALSLAFVERQGIDIDLFMQILRESSLYAPTFDKKMRRMLDGNYTNPNFPTKHLLKDTDLFISEAKSLGLDLGSIEAVRQLVQTAVKMSFGNDDYSSIFSAISQWGEGVGE